In Cervus elaphus chromosome 24, mCerEla1.1, whole genome shotgun sequence, a single genomic region encodes these proteins:
- the TMEM42 gene encoding transmembrane protein 42 isoform X1: protein MAGRPLPGGGGVCAAAYPNTSAGFPPHLQAGAMRRRFWGVFNCLCAGAFGALAAASAKLAFGREVNVGFCVLGIIMMATTNSLMWTFFSRGLSLSMSSAIASVTVTFSNILNSGSVNSGRRRGGWRVFPPSGAEPGSACWAGCVQGLASGLCWSSALRRYLAHFYRPSWVLCCTESARRSCGGAECSSSSADSP from the exons ATGGCGGGAAGACCGCTGCCCGGAGGCGGTGGGGTGTGCGCCGCCGCCTACCCTAACACCTCTGCCGGATTCCCCCCACACCTCCAGGCCGGCGCGATGCGGCGCCGCTTCTGGGGCGTGTTCAACTGCCTGTGCGCCGGCGCGTTCGGGGCCTTGGCCGCCGCCTCCGCCAAGCTGGCCTTCGGCAGAGAG GTGAACGTGGGCTTCTGCGTCTTGGGCATTATTATGATGGCTACCACCAATTCTCTGATGTGGACGTTCTTTAGCCGGGGCCTCAGTTTGTCCATGTCTTCAGCCATCGCATCTGTCACGGTGACTTTTTCAAACATCCTCAACTCG GGATCTGTGAACTCAGGCAGGAGACGTGGAGGGTGGAGGGTCTTCCCTCCCAGTGGGGCTGAGCCGGGGAGCGCATGCTGGGCCGGCTGTGTGCAGGGCCTGGCTTCCGGCCTCTGCTGGTCCAGTGCTCTGAGGAGGTACCTGGCCCACTTCTACAG GCCTTCCTGGGTTTTGTGTTGTACGGAGAGTGCCAGGAGGTCTTGTGGTGGGGCGGAGTGTTCCTCATCCTCTGCGGACTCACCCTGA
- the TMEM42 gene encoding transmembrane protein 42 isoform X2, whose product MAGRPLPGGGGVCAAAYPNTSAGFPPHLQAGAMRRRFWGVFNCLCAGAFGALAAASAKLAFGREVNVGFCVLGIIMMATTNSLMWTFFSRGLSLSMSSAIASVTVTFSNILNSAFLGFVLYGECQEVLWWGGVFLILCGLTLIHRELPPPRKPLPHKQR is encoded by the exons ATGGCGGGAAGACCGCTGCCCGGAGGCGGTGGGGTGTGCGCCGCCGCCTACCCTAACACCTCTGCCGGATTCCCCCCACACCTCCAGGCCGGCGCGATGCGGCGCCGCTTCTGGGGCGTGTTCAACTGCCTGTGCGCCGGCGCGTTCGGGGCCTTGGCCGCCGCCTCCGCCAAGCTGGCCTTCGGCAGAGAG GTGAACGTGGGCTTCTGCGTCTTGGGCATTATTATGATGGCTACCACCAATTCTCTGATGTGGACGTTCTTTAGCCGGGGCCTCAGTTTGTCCATGTCTTCAGCCATCGCATCTGTCACGGTGACTTTTTCAAACATCCTCAACTCG GCCTTCCTGGGTTTTGTGTTGTACGGAGAGTGCCAGGAGGTCTTGTGGTGGGGCGGAGTGTTCCTCATCCTCTGCGGACTCACCCTGATCCACCGGGAGCTCCCACCGCCCAGGAAGCCCCTTCCTCACAAGCAGCGGTAG